The window AATTCTTCTTagaacattgatgcccagcacctctttgggttactaaatgtctTGTAACTAGGTTgttcttgatagtggactttttGTTGATAATCCTgtgttagttaacccaagttaccaagtgttaaAGCACTCTATAGAACCTaatcatccaagcatatcctagtacaaatacaccacaggcatatgtcttaaggtccaagctattggtgtctagccttattccttgctttattttgtttttgttgccacttttggcttttctttttccttctttttgtttgtttttctttcatccAAGGACTTTTATTTACTAAGATTCATAGACAGTATGCTAGTGTTTACTAAAAAGTGAGCAATCTATCCTTTATTCATTATGAGTGAGCTATTACACAATCAAACATACATAACACCACTTATTGTTGTTTCACTTCTTGCTAAAAAGGAactattcttcttcttgttcaaatatttcttttattgaaattgaaaaggCTCAGGGGACAAGACAAGCATTCAAGCAGTGAAAGTGAAACTCACACACCTAGGCGAGCATACTTATTGCAAACTTAAACATACAAAATGCTTGATGTCCTAAACtaacatttaattattaactaaaacAAACATGTTCTTTCTTTATTGAATAGAATAACCAAGGAGCAAGTCCAcctttcattttttatcatgtttgtctttcttctttttctcactTGCTTGCTTGCTAGTCTCTCCCTTGGTTAttctctccttctccttctttgtGGCCTTTGACTCTGTTGTGCCTCTGTGACATTCATCATCCTTTTGAGGGTCATAGGCATGCCTGGATACAGCCAGGTTGGGTGTGCATCTCCAGTGGTACTCTGGCCTTCATTCATAACCTCATAATGGTGCTTGGATAATGGAGCCAGGCTTCAGCAGAATTTTTCTCTACACCCTTTTGAATGTCATTTGCAATGATCTCATGGACCTTTATCTCTCCCCCCACCATTATGCAGTGTAACATGACAGCCCTTTGCATGTTAACTTCCGAGGTGTTCACTGTGCCCAGAATTGATCTCCTTTTCAGCTCATACCAACCTTTTGTTTCAGGGATGAGATCTCCCTTTTTCAAGTACTTGTGCCTTCCTTGATTGCCCCTCTCCCAGTCAGCATTCACCACACAGATATCACTAGAGATTTCATCATAATCTGGGTTTCCATTTACTCTTTCGTGGTGTTGGCTTTTATCTCTAGGCACCCGTCATCAGGTAGCTGGAAAGAGACTTCTGGATATATCTTTTTGTCATTCATCCACCCAAGTTTCATTTGATGGTACCATGATCTGAACTTCCATCGATCATATTCATTTTCACCTTCTTCAACCATGGGTtcctttcctcttcttcttttggaacTTGAAGAAGATGCCATAGTTTCCTTTATGATCACCCGAATGGAGGTTGAAGGTTTATGAGGATGTATGGCTAGTGTTATGCAATATCGGTGAAAGAGGGGTTTGAAAGAAAGGTAATGTCATGGAAATAAGTGAACAAAGATGATTTGTTGCACATAGAACACGGTTGTTGGGTCTTGGTCTTAGAGAATACAAGAAGTAAATTTCCTAAGTACAAGAGGTGTGAAACTCTATTTCACATGCATGGTTCAAGTTAGGACATTTATAGTAAGCTTTAATGAAGAATGGATGGCTAGGATTCTTTGAGCAAGTTTATGAATGAACGGTATGCATGTAAGGTTGAATGAAGACAAAAGTTGCCTCTTCGTTGAGCATATCTTTTCGATCTTCTAAGTTTCTCTTCTCAAGATGTGCTACTTTTCATTCCCAAGAAGAATCCTTCCAAACCATGTGGCCTACTTTTGTCCTCATACTATCTTCACCATTCATTGCCTTGTCCCTTTTATCATGCTATTCTTCTGCATACCTATCCATCATGTCAAAACAAAGGAAAGAATTAAAATAAGTGGTGGTAAATACATGGCAAGCaatgctttaaaattaaaactaaaactttGACTATTGTCCCACATGATTATTTAACCAACCGTGACTCCTTTTGTGCTTTACATAGTTTTGGACGACACCAAACTTGGTATTTGGCTATATGATTCAAGGTGTCACTTTTGATTGAACCATTATAAGGAacactttatttttctatttctaaacATGAACTAAAAATTATAAACGTTGTTGCACTTGTATGACTTTCAAGACTCAAAAGAACTTGGACTCTCATGACTTTATTCTTGCAATATAtcgcacaccaaacttaatgtttggctATATATTCCAAGAAACACATGTCAAAATAGCAAGATGATCATCATTTTTGAAAGGTGTCTTAGTATGCCtgtaagcacaccaaacttaggattgGATCATATGTTTCACAATGTCATGGATAGTTGTCAAAATTGTTTATGAGAAGTTGAATTCATGTTAGAGCAACAAGTATATTCATAGTGAAACATTAAAAACAATGAATTAAATCATGGGCTACCTCCCATGGAGCGCTTttttagcgtcattagcttgacggttggTTTACTGCTACGGTGGCTTGTAATGCTTAAggtcctctcttctctctatgaAACTGTCCCCATTTGATTCCTTAATAATCTCCAAATGCTCTAGGGAAAGGACTTTTCTGATTGTGAATACTTGAGGTAACTGAGATGGAATGGTTGGAAGATAGGGTGGCATTGGTGGCTGGTGGATTGATATCACCTTGTCTTCAGGGGAGAAACCTTCTGTAGGCAccttcttgtttctccatcctcttgGCAATTTCTTCACAACTCTTTTCTCTTCGTCCATTAGTGCTCCATTGACTTTTGTGTTAGGGAGATCCTTATTAGCTGCTCTTCCTGATTCTCCTGACTTCAGCTCTTCCTTGAACTCTATTGGTTGCTTCATctcttgagtttcttatttATCTATCAAAGGAAACTTCAGATGCTTGTCTGGTGGTTCATTGCTATTCTCCTTCAAAAAGCTCTCCATGtattcttcctttaatttcttgctcTCTTGCTCAAATTCATGCATGGGCTTGAAGACCTAGAAAGtgagctgctcatcatgtattctcagtaTCAACTCTCCTTGTTCTACATCAATGAGTGCTCGACCAGTGGCTAGAAATGGTCTCCCCAGAGTAATGGGATGGAGGCAACTTTCTTCCATGTCCAAAACAACAAAGTCTGTGGGGAGGAAGTAGTTTCCCACTTTCACCAGCACATTTTCGACTACTCCTTCAGCCTGCTTCTGAGTTTTATCAGCCAATTGTATGATTACATCAGTGGATCTCAGCTCATTgatttgcagcttcttcatAAGAGATAGAGGCATCAtatttatgctagctcctagGTCACAAAATCCTCTATCGATTCTTGTTTCTCCTATGACATAGGGAATATGAAAGCTCCCTGGATATTTTTTCTTTAGGAGCACGTCTTTCTTGATGagggcactacattccttgttcATTGTCACAGTCTGTCCTCCTTTTAAGGTTCCTTTCTTGGTCAGCAGCTCCTTCATGTACTTGATGTATGTAGGCATCTGTTGGAGAGCTTTGATAAAGGGGATGTTAACACtaagagatgcaaacatatctAGGAATCTTGAATACGACCTTTCCTTCTCACCTCCCAGGAGTCTCTGCAGAAATGGTGCCCTTGGCACATAAAATTTCTGAATTTCCTTCCCTGTTGATTCTTTTCTTTCTACAGATCCAGTTTCCTGTTCCTTTCTCTCCAAGTTGTTCTGAGAACTCCCTTGGTTGTGCTCTGTTGATTTATTGGTATTTTCTTCCAGGATTTCTTCATTTGCAAGAGTAATTGCCTTATACTTTTCCCATctcatcttcttcattttccCTCTTGGGTTTTTCTCTGTGTCACTTGGGAAACTATCAGTGGACTTTGGAATCTACTGTGAAAGATGTCCTACTTGAGATTCGAGGTTCTTAATAACCTCTCCTTGGCTGTTTATACTCCCCGTCACTTCTTCCCGAAATTTTTTCATGGCTTCAGACTCTTTGCAAAGATTGGCAATCATAGCTTCCATTCTAGCCATTCTATCTTTATCATGTGGTGATGGTTGGTTGGACTTGGGGTGTTGAGAGTGGTTGTTGTGGATTTGGTATGGTTGCTGTGAGTAAGTGTTTTGTGTGGTCTGGTATGGtctttggttggagttttggtgAGTTGAGTTGTTATACTGAGTTGGATTGTGTGGTCTgtggtcttggccttggtttTGTTGGTtttcccacccaaagtttgggtggtttctCCAACTAGAGTTATAGGTTTTAGAATACAGATCATTAGCTTGCCTAGATGAATTTCCAAGGTAATTAGCTTCCTCCCAGTTAACTCATTCTTCTGTCTCCAACTTTTCTTGAGGTGATGGTTGAGTATGGATTGCTGCGGCCTGATTTTTCTCCATTTGCTTGGTCAATTTAGCCagttgcttggtgatcatcttgttctgagccaggaTTGCATCCATATGGTTTAATTCTAGGACTCCCCTATTGTTGCTTCTGTCTGAGGCATAAAAGTATTCATTGTCAACCACTATCTCTATAACAtcaatggcttcttcaatggtcttcttcttatTTAGGGAACCTCCAGATGAGTGGTCTACAACCTTCTTCAATTCATGATTCAGCCCTTCATAGAAGATATGGATCTGCACCCACTCATTAAATATATCAGGGGGCATTTCCTTGCCAAATCCTTgaatctctcccaagcttcataaattGTCTCACCATCCTGCTGTCTGAATGTCTGTACTTCCATTCTTAGCCTGTTTACTTTTTGTGAATGGTAGAACCTCATCAAGAATATGCTCATTACATCTTCCCAGGTGGTCAagctttccttgggaaaggatTCTAGCCATTTTGATGCTTTGTCCCTCAAAGAAATtggaaacagtagtaatctATAGGTGTCaggatgaacaccattagatTTAATTGTGTCACATATCCTTTGGAATTTAGTGAGATGCTCATTAGGATCCTCTTGGGCACTCCCTCCAAAAGAGCAGTTGTTCTGGATAAGAGTTATGAGCTGAGgtttcaattcaaagttattaGCATTGATAATTGGCTTTTGAATGCTGCTACCACAGTttcctgggtttggattgatgtatgATCCCAAAACTCTCTTCTCTTGTCCAGCAGGGTTGGGTCCACCTCTTTTGGCATGGTTATTCACCTCTCCTTCATGATGGTTTTCTATATCATCCTCCATGGTTATATTCAAATCTTCCTCCTCTGCTTCTACACCGACAACCCTctttcctcttgcttccctccttaatctcaGGAGGGTTCTTTCTGGTTCACTATCAAATAAGGTTGAGGCTTCTCTTCTACCTGTCATATAATGAACAagtacaagaaaagaaaatgcagaGTCCACTAAAATAGAGTATAGTTAGCTTGGTTAGAGCAAtttatcaaatagttagtgaGTTAGTTTGCTGGAAAGTAAAGcagtaaataaaaattcaaaagaaatgaCTAAAAATTGCACAAAACATGATGaacaactaaaattaaaattcaattaatcaagagaaaagtaaagtgctcaatctagttatcctCCAATTCagtaattgtcaatacaaaaccaatccccggcaacagcgccataaACTTGGTTCGCTAAAATTTgcctctcaacaaattttctaccggcaagtgtaccggttcgtcatcaagtaaaaactcacaatagagtaaggtcgaatcccacagggattggtaGATCGATCAATTATAATTGGTGATTGTGCTAGTTGAGTGAAATCAGATTTGGTTGAGAATTTCAGAAGGTAGAATTGGTGGGAAACTTAaattacaagaaagtaaatgacagaaattaaattgcaagaaattataTGGGAATGGGGAATTagcatgaaaattaaagaagcagaatgtaaatagaatgggtaagatcagagtAGGGGATTCATTGGGTTTTGGGAGATATTGAACTCTCagaatcaaattattttcatctcttcctcaatcaattcattcattgacattgcttggcaatcttagatgAATTGATCCCAATGTCTTGGTtcaccaatctctctaagcatgAACAATTGGCCAATGTCTTGATTTAATTACACAtgggaagagttgaagttcggTCACTGACTAtaccacacaaattcatagatcaaagtattggtaggattacatgtcactatatccatccaacccccgatttaatccaatgtgagaaagcaattctagcatgaaTTCTTCATCCCTCTCTCAAGGATCCGAAGAATTCCAATTATGGACAGCTTCTTTCTCAAGACAACTATCCAATTAAATTAAGACCGAAAACTTTCTaacaaaaatcaagagaaaagaaaaaagaagaagatgaaaactactgttgatccattgaattacaatagagctccctaacccaatgaaaggggtttagttgttcatagctcacaaaatagaaattgaaatCAAAAGATACATTCTGAATTCTGAAAATGAAAAGTCCAGTAagtctcaaataaaaaaaaatggggAAAAGGCCCTTTCTAACTTAAGTTCTCcactatttatacactttcttccgTTGATCTTCAATCTCTGAATTGGACTtttggccttgatggaattggatTGAAGTTTCTCCAATTGGATTCCCTTTGCTATTGAGAGGATCTGtttgaattatgaattatgatgcTTCACGTTGGAGTCAACGTTTGATGGccaacgttgactcaaacgccATTTAAGAATGAATCAGAAAAACCAGCTAATCTGGTGTCATTGGTGTTTGACTCAATGTTGGAGGGCCAACGTTCTGcttacccacgcgtacgcgtgctttaTGCTAAGGCatgaaatctgaaattttgcgtgttcacgcgtacgcgtgcaccACGCTTTCGCGTCAGTTGCTCTTTTTCTTATAGACGTGCATGCGTCATTGATGCGTACACGTTGATTCAAGTTTTTCAATTCCAAATTTTGGGCTTGGCATCACGGACGTTGGAAGGAACGTTTGAGGCAACATTGGACCTCCAACGTCACTTTATGACGTGTACACGTGATCCCCGCGTATGCGTAGATGGTCATTTTTGCCATTCTACACGTGCGCGTGACGCACACTTGCGCGTGGATAAAGAAGTTTTGCTCATTCACGCGTACCCGTGATAGAAGCGTACACGTCACTCAAAATTCATTTAGCTCCAGAATTGACTTTTTCATCACAACGTTGGGGGGAACGTTGGATGTCCAACGCTCCCTCAAACGTGAACATCAGTAAATCATGCAGAGACTTGCTTTGCCCCTCTTCCAATGTTGGGGGCGACGTTGGTGATCCAacttggccaccaacgttgcttcttcttcatcttctccaagCTCCTTCTCCAACCTTCCTCCATACTTtctttcacctatcatcaaccaacacATGCATCAAAGCTTTGCTAAAGTCATGAGAATTCTAATCATTCTTAGCACACAAGTAATTATACCATAATTTTCATGAAATTGCATCAAATTAATCATAATTGGATGAATCTAGGTATGCATGAATTTCTACCCAATTTGCTTACTTAtaactcaagaaagtgcataaaacctattaaaaacaaagaaaaaggctaATAAAACTAGCCTatgatgccttggcatcacaacacaaaacttaaatcttgcttgtccctaagcaagtactgaattattaagaagaaagaatgaaatagAAGGGGATGCTCATGTCAGCAAGTCATTTTTATTagttcatggggttttatgcagaaaatGCAGTAGTTCACTTCTTATTGATCTTTAGGCATAGAATGTCTCCTTCAAGCATCAATTTACATACTGCTATGACCTCTTATTATTCACTCATCCTTGGtaattacttttctttattttctttccgtGTAAGTTTTAGCTCAATGTCATGTGTTGTAGCAGTTTCTTAGCTTATTTGTACTCAACACATATTCATTACAGAAACTTGGCTCATAATTCTTCTTagaacattgatgcccagcacctctttgggttactaaatgtctTGTAACTAGGTTgttcttgatagtggacttttggttgataattccgggttagttaacccaagttaccaagtgttaaAGTACTCCATAGAACCtaatcatccaagcagatcctagtatAAAGACACCACAGGTATATGTCCTatggtccaagctattggtgtctagccttattccttgctttattttgtttttgctgccacttttggcttttctttttccttctttttgtttatttttctttcatccaAGGACTTTTATTTACTAAGATTCATAGACAACATGCTAGTGTTTACTAAAAGGTGAGCAATCTATCCTTTATTCATTATGAGTGAGCTACTACACAATCAAACATACATATCACCACTTACTGTTGTTTCACTTCTAGATAAAAAGGAACTATTCCTCTTCTTgttcaaacatttcttttattaaaattgaaaaggctCATGGGACAAGACAAGCATTCAAGCAGTGAAAGTGAAAGCTCACACACCTAGGCTagtgatgagtccatatttttcGATATATTTTGGCTTGATTTGAATAGATTCTAGTATATGAACTCgcacttaagcaccaaaatagcatacttttgtgtttgatccctaatttgttcctaaatgtgaaaacatgcaattttgtgCTTTAATAGAGCAAATTAATTCCACTTTTTTATCATTCGATGATGTGATatggtttgtgagtgatttcaggccttgaaggcaagaatggatGGCCAAAAGTGTAAGGAAGCCTGcacaagggagaaaacatgaagaaaacaaggaaaagtacaCACAGcgaggtgtgcgtgcgcacaaccctgcgtgcgtatgcacaagcaAGAACTTTCATGTGTGCATGCGCACGagcacctgtgcgtacgcacaggaggaTTTTTAGCCGAGTGTGCagacgcacacatctgtgcatCAGCTCAGGATCCAACACgtgatttcattaatgaaacacgtgCAGCGCGTATTTTGAGGCCTCTTGGCCTATTTTGGAGGGCTGGAATGCTGAAATGAAAGGCTATATAAAGGGGATATCAACACATTTGAAGGCACTTACTTAATTAGCTTAGGGAGCTCACTTAGAGAGTTTTAGAGAGtaattaggagtaggagtaggagtagtgtagcattgctctcttagggttttaGTTTCCATTTtaattgtagcattttatagcaagctttgatctttgattttgcctctttaattgtaagtactctcaatttcctctttaattatagcacattactttcatttgccttggttcaagttacttgtttataattgcaattttgtgtttcttgaagttttgattgctgaattttatgtttcatgcttcctttatgtttgattgcttgtttacatttggttttgttgatagttggttatagttCTCCATTTTCCTTTTACAATTTTCcatgttttacttttatgcacacaaggtgtttgtgaaaatgccaaccttagattttgagtagattttcataCCTTGGCTTGTGGGTTGaattcctaggatactagagtcataatttctgacatttagtggtaattcttggg is drawn from Arachis duranensis cultivar V14167 unplaced genomic scaffold, aradu.V14167.gnm2.J7QH unplaced_Scaffold_138303, whole genome shotgun sequence and contains these coding sequences:
- the LOC107472179 gene encoding uncharacterized protein LOC107472179, giving the protein MKKMRWEKYKAITLANEEILEENTNKSTEHNQGSSQNNLERKEQETGSVERKESTGKEIQKFYVPRAPFLQRLLGGEKERSYSRFLDMFASLSVNIPFIKALQQMPTYIKYMKELLTKKGTLKGGQTVTMNKECSALIKKDVLLKKKYPGSFHIPYVIGETRIDRGFCDLGASINMMPLSLMKKLQINELRSTDVIIQLADKTQKQAEGVVENVLVKVGNYFLPTDFVVLDMEESCLHPITLGRPFLATGRALIDVEQGELILRIHDEQLTF